Part of the Lepeophtheirus salmonis unplaced genomic scaffold, UVic_Lsal_1.4 unplaced_contig_10646_pilon, whole genome shotgun sequence genome is shown below.
TCTCATTGCAAAAATTGTCTCTGTTATTATTCTCGGAGGTTTTGCTATAATTTTTGGTCTAATTCCCCTTGGACTAAActcatacattaaaaaaataaaaaatgacgataaaaagaaaaacgcTTTCGAACTGATCATAACTATCATTGTATGCTTCGGAGCAGGTGTCCTCCTGACAACATGCCTCACTCACATGATACCAGAAGCTAACGAACATATGAATGAAGCCGTTGGAAAAGGAATCATGACAGACACGGGTTTTCCACTGATTGAAATCTTAACATTAGCtggatttttacttatttattttgtcgaAGAAATTGTACATTTATTGAGTCATAGATGGAGCAAACCCGGACGCCATTTGGATGGAGAG
Proteins encoded:
- the LOC121130685 gene encoding zinc transporter ZIP3-like; its protein translation is MDQILIAKIVSVIILGGFAIIFGLIPLGLNSYIKKIKNDDKKKNAFELIITIIVCFGAGVLLTTCLTHMIPEANEHMNEAVGKGIMTDTGFPLIEILTLAGFLLIYFVEEIVHLLSHRWSKPGRHLDGESTLSGGHNHEFVVKEVLSSSSHFKAGLRAFIIIVALGLHSVFEGMAIGLGLTSHHVCIRDWNAVCCFWIKSQYGSVFDLYIL